The genomic segment tcaaaaagtttgggaaccgctgtacTAGAGGTATGCTTACTCTCTCCACTGGAGTAGCTAGTGAAAGTTACATTGAGCGCTCTGTCAGTGAGAGGTTCAGTTCAGCTCCAGAGTTTGGCacggagccattttctccaggagaactgatctgagAAGTATGGAGATCTGCTTAATACAGGGAAATCACCAGACTCTGTCTGGAGaatggcaatcctaggcagaggttcattcagtattcaaactacGGTTAAATATTGCAAGTGGAGAGAGTAAGCATGCCTCTAgtacagcggttcccaaactttttgagtcgcggagcacttttcaggagagaaattcgtcacgaattttcacctagcacctatatactaaaccagaTCACGTGCCAAACTCTGGACCTCTCACTGACTGAGCGCTCGAATGTAACACTTTCACTAGCCACTCCCAGGACTCCCTTTAGCAGCCAAACAGctgcctctaaggcaagaacagcttcctggtttctattgccttctTCACACCCCTCTTTTACAAAACAAACCTTCAAAGACTTGCCAATTAAGAGGTCTTCTTGAGGATGATACTTAGTGGAATAATACTCCAGAGGAAACAGCTGTATTCAAAATACTTACTGCTGTAAGAGGAAAATTTGGCCAAACATGACTTTGGGGTTAGCCTGCCAAGCATGTGGGGGAACAGTCTCTATAATGGTATTTTGAGTGCAGCGAGTTATGGGGCTGGCAAGCAGGGCAGTGGGGCTAGTTCTAAATAACTGGAAATTCTGAATCTGAATTTTGGTGCTGGAGTTTTCCCCTCTATTTTATATAGCATATAAACAGTGTGGCTAAAAGGGTTTGAAATGTCTTCTCTCTGTTCCCAAGTCCTCCTACTCAGAAGTCCTATAGCCTCATCTCTGTTCACTTTGGACAGAGACTTCAGATTGCAACAAACAGACTTTAAcatcatcttttatttatttatcttgtttGTGATTTTCTCTGCTGTATTTTGGATGGTGTAACTAAACATGCCCCTTTTTCTCCAAACACCAGCATCTCTGGAGCAAACAATGAAGGAAGGTAATTGTCTGGGAATGGAAAAGTGAAATTTTGATGGTAGATGCTATTTAAAACACAGGAGTGAAACTGTCAACCCTGGGAAACAGTTGATAATTAATTAGTTTAATTTAAATATTACATGCAATGAGGGAATTCGGTGTTAAGAGGGGTTTTACTGGCAAGTTGCCAAATGAATGATGCTCTGATTAAATTTGCTTCCCTTTTTCTCAACACAACAGAGTTCCTAGAGGAACAACAAaacaaaggtaattgtatgataCTGAACTGACAAGGGACATTTTGATGGGAGACggtgtttgaaaataaattttaaaaatacatttaaaacactTTGGGGTTTTGGTGATCCCTAGAGttacatgacatcacttccgggttttcctggaagtgccaTCATGCCGTTTGCGATGCCAGCACCCCCTCCCCCGCATGCCCCTGCCATCTTCTAGCAGTTTCCAGGCACAGTGTGGCACCCCTACTGCCAACTCTTGGAAATTATACCTGGAGaaaaatcatttatttaaaacatgtaactGTCTGTAAGGATCCAAAAAAGATGGGCAAATTGTGAGGGGAGATAAAGGATCTATAGCAGCCTTCTGAGCAAAATATCTGTTCAGTATGTATTTGGCAGATGGTTCAACAAATCTGGCTACTGAAGTATTACaataatttcatttttatatttatatatacggCTCTGTGGTGAGGTATGCATGTTACATGctgaaggtaccaggttcaaaaCCCAACCCTTCCAGTAAAAGGTAGCAGTTCCTAGGATAGACTGGAACTCtggactctgcctgagaccctggaatgctACTGCAACCACATACAGAAACCAAACATCTAACTTGGTATAAGACAACCTCATATGTTGATTTCAAGCTCTTGCAGTATTTTAAAGTGATATAAAATCTTGACATTGTTATGGCTCTGTCTGGGGTGGTGGTACGTATATATGTAGATTTTCCAACTTCTAGTTTTGTGGTTTGGTTCTTATTTCTTGGGAGTTTTAAGCAATCCCAAGAACTGGGCCTCAAGAGCTTCCATTAGCTGTTTCTTTCCGCCCTTGGTCTTCTGTCTTTTGCTTGATGGAGTGACCTTTtctactctctctctttttttttttttacttctgacCAGATCCAAGTGAAGAGAAGGCTTAGTATAAAGCTTTGATGAATAAGATGGAAAGACAAATACCAAGATCTTCTTTACAACCCCAAGAGCTTTGAATTCATGCAATGTGTGCTGGGCTGTGAGAAATTCACAGCAGGAAAACATTGGTGGGAAGTGGAggtgaaggaggagaaggaagagagaagaatgTGGACAAATGTTGCAACAAGAGCATCAGGAGTAAGGAAAGATTCAACTTGAGTTCAAAATttctgtttaatttaaaaaaagaaagaaaacattgtcCAGCAGCCAGCaaagcttaaaaataaaaatacaatgatGACACAGTTGCTAACATCATAAGAAAACCAGTCACAATTGACTGGTGCTTCCattttaataaaaatacatattctCTCAGCAACTACATACAATTACAATCAATGTAAATGGAAGTTACACAAGTTCATTAAGAGGATAATGTACCCTCTGGTTGGTGACAAGCTTTCAAAGTAACTAGGACTTGCCATAAGAAAAGAAGGGGTCTTCCATTTCATGTTACAAAAGAGCTAGCTTGCTGTACAATTTTGTAGTGCTAAGTTTTCAAAGTGACTTCGTCCTGTCACTATTTTGTCAAAGCCAAGTGAGACCGTTTTGACAGTTTTAGTACATGTCACTCAATGTATTTGGGGGGAAAGATATTTAAATATCTAAAGTGTGCTGGAAACAGGGTTTAAGGAAATGCACTTTTGTGAAATTTACAGAAAAAGACAATCACTTTAGGGCCTCATGGCTGCTGTTAAAGAAATTCTCTCTGTTATGAGTTCTCCTCAAAGCAACGGTACCAATATACCACACATTCCACCCTGGATCTCATGAAGGGTAGCGATCTTGTACAGGCTCTGTACCTTTTCCTCCATGAGCCTTATCAGCTTCCACTTTTTATTATCTGCTTCCCCTTTTTATAAGTGTCAAAAGTGTCATGATTCATTCACAATCCATAGAGGTCAACACAAGTTATTCTATAATTTAAAACAGTTGTTGAATATATGTGTAGATTATATATGTTATGCATATGCAATATGttgatatataaagaaaaaaaatgcacatataatatatggggggcgaCATTTTGTACTTCAAAACAAACGTCACTCCAGCCCTGTCAGTGCCCCTCCCCCGTACCTACCATATAGAGAATGTCTGTTCTGGCAGGTGAGAGCCACGCCctatcccaccccccagggctgTCTGGAGCCATAACCCATTTCCTCCGGGGTCCCTGTGGGTCAGTAGGTGTTAGTTGCTGGGTGCACACACCCTGTTGCTGCACTACTGTTGGCTCTGTTTCCTCTCCAGGTGCGACCCCTCTGTTGATCTGTACATGTGCTGCCCTGAAGCTAACTGCCGGCAAAACCAGCACAGCCCCACTCCAACCCAGCCCCATGGTAGAATTCAGCCAAGGAGGTGGAGAAAGCCTGGGCTGTGGGAGCCACAGACCATATGCCACCACGGAGTCACAGCAGCATACAAGCATGTAGAAACAACAAACTTACTGGGAACATAAACCACAAGACACATCAACATTGAACAGCACACAGGCAGAACAAAAAGGGCAGGTGTGTGTGCAGTAAATATCCTGGGGAAACCATGTCTGTGGCTGCACAGTAGGGGCTGGTAGGGGCATGCTTGTTACTGGGCCCCACAGTGGCCCTTGGCCACCAGTGCCCCTGGAGGTCTAAGCCTGTCATGTTCTGGGTAAGCTGCTGCAAGAGCCCCTGGCTGGCCTGCAGGCGTATGGGTCATTCACCACACGGTAGGCCCGCAATGGCTGCCAATAGGCCACACAAGTGTCTCACTGGGGATGCCACATGCTGTCCACCTCCTCTCCAGTTGCTGCAGGATGGTCACAATCTGGGCCTTGGCTGGCCTTGATGTGACGCTGGCCTGCCAGAATGCCTGAGAGTGACTGCCCTGCCGGAGCGAAGGGGGTCATGGATGGGAGTTGGCCATGGGACTGGAGggacattcttttctttttttaatatattttttattgcattggaggtcattttacatctccatacctttataattacaatttacactttccttcttccaatacaaatttccccctcccccccctttccctccccccacggaccaatccataatatcatattttcatattttcagccatgagcatagcctttttagttttactaaagtctcttcgttggcttctcctcttttcacccaattaatgtatgggttccgcttaccgtatatactcggccTTGGCTTATAtaccggcctcggcttatacgcgggtcaatacggtaggggaggggaggagggaggagggagggggcaacttactgccgccgccatcgccgccgccgccattgccgccgtgcccgcgtggcttcccctggccaggagcgccctgggagggcctcctgtggccgctggAAGGGCttgctgccgcccccgccgggcgcagcgaggctcctgctggccggcaccggcctgggaaggcctccagaggcctctggaggccccgtcgccgcccccgccgggcgcagCGTGGatcctgccggccggcgccggcctgggaggggCTCCTGCAGCCACTGGAAGGTTgcgccgccgcccctgccgggcgcacgcggctccccccagccaggagcgccctgggggggcctcctgcggctgagGGGGTGGCCGCCGCTGCCTTTGCCgtgcctggagcggcctaggagcggtctacggggcctcctgggccgcgggggggggcccccgccgcctgcctgcgcacctggattaaGGTaaacctgctgggggggaggggttataagccgaccctcggcttatacgcgggtgcctaatttttccccattttgggggagaaattaggcacctcggcttatacgcgggtcggcttatacacgggtatatacagtagtcttcaattccatttcttctgtttctcccatcgtctgttgttttaagtatcccaatacatctgtttgcacatattcgaacacataattattccacctgtccatagtccactttgttttatctttccaccCAAAAGCTATAACGACTGGAGGGACATGCCCTATCACTAGGCTTGCCGTCCGCCTCGTGGGAAtgggcaaaagcctgccaatccaccgggctgcccgctgcccctcagatAGTCGGCGGGTGGAAGAGGGCTAGAGTgtccgcgtcgcttctgggtgagcctggaagtgacgtgggtgTTTAAGTGGCCGCCAGACACTCCCccgcaaagctcctgctggtggtgaggagtgatctggcaaccctatcaccccaGCCAGGCTGTGGTGTGTGGCTACTCGACACTTGGCTGGGGGCACTCTGTGGTCTGCCCAttgggtgagtggggggggggctggggcaggCTGCCTATGCCTATCTGGTGCTTGAGAAGGTGGATGTTCACCCTTGATGGAGCAGTGTGGGCCAGGGGGGCAATACCTCTGGGGCTACAATACCTTCCATGGACACTTACACTCTCAGATAAAGATCTAAATACTTATAGTGCGATTGTAAGCAAGGTTACTCAGTGAGGCTTTCAGGAAAGTCTTCTTAGATGTGAGGCAGCCaaactgtcagaggctgcctgacaacagattcagactctgacggagaccagatccagggacagagacctccttccccacccacactgacagagaaaacagctgatgacgatgtattgccaagacataccttaaagtcatcggctacagagcagcctaaagaagaccagactccggccgacccaggaacatcaaggaagctgcccagggagccgggagaccatgaggaacagatgtctcctgggactcgtcgaaggaaaatgggccgggtcctggcagaacaacgccggcgttcagccaggttggaacaacaaagaaggaaccgggacagccatgaagatagtgagtgagtctttacagaagctgcctcccccagacagctgcaagtatttaggagggctgagtcagcagaagctgtggaagcaacgcgtggcgaacctgcagcactccactctggctgacgctgtatcgacttggactgctttcttgaccctgaattcttctggactccctgcctgaccttggaccggaccgaccttgactctgccttttgctctgacggattgcctttcaccctgactgaccttggactgttactggactgcgttattactcccattcccaattaatacagctgccagctgtagaagcctcggcttcagaaaccccattctgttgccctgcctgctgcaggcctcttcagagcaccgtgctgctacaggcgcACCCCggcctagtgggccagcacacaaacaagaaagaagaaggagagttagtttttatatgccaactttctctaccacttaaggaagaattaaacctgcttacaatcaccttcccttcccctccccacaacagacaccctgtgaggtaggtggggctgagagagctgtgactagcccaaggtcacccagctggcttcatgcgtaggagtggagaaacaaatccagttcactagattagcctctgccgctcatgtggaggagtggggaatcaaacccagttctccaaatcagagttcactgcaccaaaccaccgctcttaaccaccacaccacgctggtatatGAAGGAAAATCAGttagtgtgtatatgtgtatagaGACCCACCTTGACTAGATCTTCTAACTAATTCATCAAACTCCAAGTAGTGTTGTCGAATTAAAACAAATAAGAGCTTTTATTTGGTTGTATTTTTACGCTGTTCTTGTAGACATTATTTTTTGTGCATGAAAGGGTAGAAATGGACATAAACACTTAAATATTTGTGGTTAGAATGATAGAAAGTGATTGATAATGGGGATAGAGGGGATCCTACACAAGATTCAGCATTTCAGACTGATTCCAGACCCCAACCAGAAATAGGGACAGATCTTCTCCCGAAAGCCAGGGATCCAACGGAAAGTGAAGATAGAGTCACCTGTGTCAGCATCAAAAAATCCTACGTGACCGTTTTCAAAGTCGAGGGATACCAGGATCTTCCTGGGCTCCCGTTTCAGGGTCAAAGGAGTTGGCTCAGGGAAAGTAAAAGCGGAGAGTTGGAAAGGTAAGAATACGCCAACCCTTGACTTCCCCACAGCCCAGATATCCTCAATAGGGCTGAGGCTGGTCTTTCCTTTCCTTGTGGTGGATTCTTCTGCGACCCCCACTGCCCATCCTGCCGCTCTCTTCTCCTCTACCTCCACTTCCCAAAGCTGCCTTCCTGATTTGAATCTCTCGCGGCCCAGCACGCACGTCATTGTATCGAATCTTGTAGGATTGTCGGTCAGGTCCTGACGTCTGCTTTCACATTTGACACTTCTCAGGTCCGTAGACACAACGAGCCGGGGGTGTGCTGTGTCTACATCCAGGGTCACATTCACtatgagagagcaagagagagtaaAGAAAGAAAGTGAATAGCAGATGATTTCAGGAAGAGCAGCCAAAAGCAGCTGACAAAACACTGTTAAAGCAAACCCAACACAGTGCTAGAGTCACAAAACAGCACGGAAATGTGCTGCAGAATATTGAAAGCATTTTCACAGAACAATGTCACTAACCCATCCTAAAGAATAAGCCTATGTTTATCCACATTTTGTTACTATGTATAATGAGTGAGATATATTTGATGAATTGGCAGTGAATTGGCAGTGTACTTTGTCATTAATATATAGGATTTAGTCTGAGGAAGACTACATCAAAACAGAGATAGAGATGGCAGCCTGTCGTTCATCCTAATGAAGGATTACAGATTTAATTGGTTACTGCCCAGTGGTTCTCCTTCACTGAAAGGATTATGAAGATTTACTTCATCTGATAAATCATTACTACAGAGCAGGACTTTTGAATTCTGGGGGactagtggcagagcatctgcttggcatgcagaaggtcccaggttcaatccccggcatctccagttaaaagggaccaggcgagtaagtgatgcaaaagacctcagcctgagaccctggagagccgctgccggtcagagtagacaatactgactttgatggaccgagggtctgattcagtataaggcagcttcatgtgtatgtgttcatgGACATCTTTGACTGCTTACCATCTTCCAGATTGGTGCTTACATGTCTTAATAAAATGCTGAGATGATGTAAATAGTTCTTGATCTATTGGCCTGCAGCCACTGCACTCTGTACTtcgtagtagaaaagagcaagagtccagtagcaccttaaaggctgacaaaatttctggcaggggatgagcctTTGCgagtcactgctcacttcttcagacagccatcagtatctgaagaagtgagctgtgactcatgaaagctcatgccctgccagaaattttgttagtctttaaggtgctactggactcttgctcttttctactgctacagacagacaaacatggctacccatcgtgatttagCTACTAGTATTATTGTTAGCCTTTGGAGCTTGAAAATGGTATGCAtggggggggagacaggagccCCTCATCCCCATGTGCTGTGGTCTTTAGCAGGATTGGACCCCAACAGCATTTTCAAAAGGTAAAAATCAAGTTCTAAAATGTCACTTCATCCCTGTGGCAGATTTGGTGGCGTGATATAATCTAGTCTGGCCCTGCATCTCCATCCTGAATAAAAGTTTCccacctccttttcctccttgcaAATAATTACCTTGATCCAGTGCTCGCTTTAGAATCCCTATGATATGGAAGAAAGGGTGAAAAAAAAGTAAAGTTAGACCAAGAGttgtcagatctaagaagctaagccgggtcagccctggttagtagttggatgggagaccacgaaggaagtccagggttgctatgcagaggaaggcaccggcaaaccatctctgttagtctcttgccatgaaaaccccaaaaaggggtcgccataagtcggctgcgacttgacggcactttacacacacgcacaagcaTCTGATTaccagaaaaggggggaagaaaaggaagactGTACCATGGGACCCTTCTCCTCTGGTAAATCTCTGCATTAGGAAAATTGTTGCCTCAAAGAGCAGTTGCTCTCCTTTTTAGAAATGGACAAAGGGCAGGGATATGGAGAAAGAGaaatcccccctctctttcttgtTTCATTCCGTtgtcattctttttaaaaacacactcatttttttaaaaaaaaatttatttgCAGCCACTGCAGCTGATTTTCAACTGTGAGGGAGTGCAGAGGGAGATGATTCCTGCACATTTTCTCCAACAGAAGTAAAagcagctgggaggggggagattcagTATACAACCAGACCCTCCCCATcaaaaaagcagccccagtgGCATCatttggaaaagggggggggactaaatATATTGTATAGTTCTGCTTTGAGTTATTACCAAGCAGAGACAACCAGAGAACTGCATTTCAAGGGGAGAGTGCTCACACCATAGCCAGAACACATCTAGTTTAATCTAGGCATGGgcccttgaaaaaaaaaatcagtatttttcagatatggATTTCAGGAAGGGTATTTCAAAAAGAgaaagacccgacaagagatggattgactctacaaaggaagccacagccctccatttgcaagatctgagcaaggctgttaaggataggacactttggaggacattgattcatagggtcgccatgagtcggaagcgacttgacggcacttaacattcactcacacacacacataaatatttgTATTCTGGACTATTTGAGTCTCTCAATACTGTTTTGGAATTcaggattaattttttttttttttaggaatacCGTACCGAAAATTTTCAGGTACCTATGTGGGGGAAGCTGGAGTGATTATTTTTCAAGCAAATCACAACAAAATTGCAGGGAACCTACTCCTGCCTGTCCACTAAGTACAtgccaagtttcaagtgaattggatcaAGGGTTCTAATTCTTTGGGCCCCCAaataaggtgcccccagccatcctattTGTCTAAATTGTTTCCAGGGTGgagcggggggtggtggtggggggcaatTCCATGCTTTGTCCAGGGCAAAGAACTCAATAGCTaaacacacaagagcaaccactggccaaaagccgcCCAATGCAAATTGAACCAAGAAGCCTAACAGTATCCAATgtgaaaccagagaatcccagaggAACCACAAGCCAGTGTGGGAAGCTCAACAGAACCCAGAAGCAATGTCAAACCAAATTAGAAGATAAACCAATTTAAGCAAGGAACAAGGAAGAGAGCAGAATTATGTACgtcactttggatccccactggggaggaaagccGGGTTTAAATGaagttaagtaaataaataaaatgctcaaACTCCAAGGATCAGAAGCCTATCCTAATTTTGCCACCATTTAAGGTATATACAGAAATAGGGAAAGAGGATTTGCAATTATCACTTTTCGTTTTAATCCTTGTTCAGTTGCTGTGTATATAGACTATGTGTACACCTTTTAAGACTTCGTATTAAACTTCTTCATATTTTGAATTAGTTCTGACAGATCATAATTGCCTCACTCAATCATGTTTACCCTGAGAGAAATGGGCGTGGAGGCAAGCAATTAATCCCCTCAGCCGTCTATTGCACAGGGGGGCCGGAAGGGGTCCTTGTGAGGCCTGTTTCCTCAAAGTCCCTGCTCCTGAGCTGTCACAGTTACCTTCACACTTTACCATGGCTTTTTCAAGAAAAGGTCTTTTCAGAGTGTACTCCTTGATTTTGTCCTCCAGTCCTGGAGCAAGTTTCACTTCCTTCTTTACCACACTGCTTTCATACCTGGAGGCAAAATGATTCCATTTAAATAACAATTCAACATTTCCTTCCTTTCTACTATATGCTTCCTGAAGATTAGATTCACCGAATTCTAGTTTACTCCCTATCCTGCTGTTTCTGGGGTGGACTTCTAATGAGCAAGTAAATTCTATTTTAGGCAatggaagaacagaagaaaaagaaaacctattctctatcccccccccccgccctcaagTATAAAATTGACCAGAGTATCTGTTTATTTCATGCCACTTTTCACAAactgaaggtggcttacaattataACTTCTAAAATCACACATACATCAAAATAAGAAGAAACACTATAGATTTGTCAACGGTTGTAGGTTTTCACAGCTTTGTAGATTTCTGTGTACTATGTATTCATGCTGTGCagttttatatgcaatttatatgGCATTTACACATATCATGTATATCATGTGTACATATAAAATATGTGTAATTTACAATGCTGATTTGTTGACAGACAAGTCATGTCACAAAAAGGAGGGACTGTTACTGAATTTTGACTACTCTGATACGGCCATaggtataatggaatggttcagaggGCTGTCGGATAAGGGGAACAGGATTACTGTAGTCTATAGCactgtttattttatgtattatcttgctcttaTTGCACTGTCTTCTGCTTTTGCagttccattttctgcattgtttttatagggcactttcacacatgccaaataaagcAACTTTCAAACCATTTCCAGTGcactttgctgctggattttactgtgtgaaaaggcaaaatacacttgcaaacaatagttaaagtgcattggaagtggatcaaaagtgcattattcagcatgtgtaaaagcacccttttttttttgcatgatttTCTAATCTTTGTCctcttgcattgtttattggatgcctTGTACTATCGGATTGCATTATTTTATATTGGATGATCCACATTCTTTAAATGTAAGTAAGTAAATGAATGAACATACCTGTTCATGGAATTTTTGATGTCctgaaaaaggaaagagagaaataaCTCTTAGCTACACAGACAGGACATAACACTTCTTGCAGCGGGGATTTATTTGACCTTCTCTTTGTCTGAGAGAACCATCATTGGTTCCTAAGATCATCATCTTTAGTAGCAGAGGCCTGGTAGATATCATAATTCTTACCAAGAGGAATTCGTTTGTTGGCTGCAAGCACTTCTCCTCCATATCTGTGATCAGGTTCTGGAGCCGGGAAATCTCTTCAGCGAAGCTACCAAtattttcttcttccctctttttcatttctttctccaAATCTTCCAGTGGGGCCATACGGAAACGAAGTTTCTCCTCAAGCTGCTTTTGCATTTGTTTGAAAGCAGACCTGAGCTCCTGCATCTCTGTCTCTAATTGTTTCTGGGGGAAAGGTAATTGATGAAAGGGGTAGTGGTGGAATATGACTTCCAAAATAAAAGGGTTTATCATATAATGCTTATTTATGCCCTAATTAATATTAAACTAAACACACAAATATAaactggggagagagaaaaagacccGCAACTTGTTTAAAAAGCATCCCATCAGTCTAAATCAGAGTGTATGTGTGACCATGTACTCAATATGACCAACTGAAATTTGAGCTGCTTCCACAACCAGGTTGATTTTCTAAGGTGAACTGGCCGCTGATACGATTCAATGTGTGAAATTGTCTTTGCAACGGAGAGGCTAAAGAGCCCAGGATAATCTGTTTTCTCTCCATGTTTAGCTGTAGTTTATCTTTCATACTGGAtgtgcattgaagcccccccGCCCATGTTCTCatatgactagagttgccaaccaccaggtaatagctggagatctcctgctattacagctgatctccagccagtagagatcagttcccgtagagaaaatggccgcttgggcaattggactctatggcattggagtccctccccgaaccctgccctcctcaggctccgctccagaaacctcccgccagtggcgaagagggacctggaaccctacATATGACccttaggattccccccccccattttaatgtatttatttaatctatttttattttaagaaatgtGGGTACTGCTGCGTAGAAATAATGCAACgccttttaaaaggtttttaaaaccCTCCATGTATTTGTAGCCACCTCTCCTTAAAAGGCAGGCTGAGCTGTGAGTGATTCTCTtccgtttttaaaaaacctccctGAGCATGAGGCCAGCGAATGAAGGAGGAAGCTGGGGTAAACAGGAGGGCAAAACAAGGGCaaggaaacagtgtggggaagGGACCCATGGAGAGGGGGAATAGAATTTTCCTGTGAGTTCTCAGTGCAGCCCGCTCTGGTTTGGAATGGCTCCTTCTCAGGGACAAGTTGCCGCTAGACACAGCATTTCCACTTATTTTACACCTACCAGACACTTCTGGCTTCTTCGCTTTTCAGCCTTTTTCTGTTCTACAAGaattcttttccttttctccagagATAGCTGCATAATTTTGATTGTTACCTGCACaaataggaaaaaaaaccccacatttttATCGAATAGGAAATCAGTCAAGGTttgcaactccaggttgagaaaaacctggagattttgg from the Euleptes europaea isolate rEulEur1 chromosome 1, rEulEur1.hap1, whole genome shotgun sequence genome contains:
- the LOC130473506 gene encoding zinc finger protein RFP-like, coding for MATGATLQELEKQSTCPLCLKYFDNPVILDCGHNFCKACITNYWGESATAVSCPQCDQTFRQGSFRPNWQVANVTEHVRKLAEKRQAGRKRGVCEIHNEPLQIFCKEDQASICLLCDKAKEHKGHTTVPVEEAAEEYKVTIKIMQLSLEKRKRILVEQKKAEKRRSQKCLKQLETEMQELRSAFKQMQKQLEEKLRFRMAPLEDLEKEMKKREEENIGSFAEEISRLQNLITDMEEKCLQPTNEFLLDIKNSMNRYESSVVKKEVKLAPGLEDKIKEYTLKRPFLEKAMVKCEGILKRALDQVNVTLDVDTAHPRLVVSTDLRSVKCESRRQDLTDNPTRFDTMTCVLGRERFKSGRQLWEVEVEEKRAAGWAVGVAEESTTRKGKTSLSPIEDIWAVGKSRVGVFLPFQLSAFTFPEPTPLTLKREPRKILVSLDFENGHVGFFDADTGDSIFTFRWIPGFREKICPYFWLGSGISLKC